CCTCACATCCAGATCTCTAAAATGGGCACGAGGTTTCCTCTTCTGCAGAGCTACTGTGAGAATTAAGTAAATCATTAAGCGAGGTTTTTATAGCAGTGCCTAACCCACAGCAAAAACTCCAAAAAAAGGATCTGAGCTGTTGTTCCTATATGATGATGGATGATAGCAGTTTTTTGGTAGTTATTCATCACTTTGGAACCTGGAGGGGGATTTCTTGCTGAGGCTCACAGGGCTGGATGCCAGGGGTGTTGGCAGTGGGATGGAGAAAGGGGTCCTGGAAGGGCAGGAGGAGTATGAGGAACAGCAGAGCCCAAGGAAGAACCTGAGAGGCAAAGACGTGGCTGCTGGGGGGTGGCCGGAGGGGAGGTAGTCCCACCACTAAAGCCCCACCAGAGCTGGCCTCAGCCGGAGGCCTCTGTCTGTACCTACCTGGGAGGCCAGAGAACACGGTGATGGCTTTAGGGCTCCCAGAGAGTGCATACCAGACGCACACCTTCTTCTAGCCCCAGGGAGAGGCTTCTGAGCCACCGGGTAGAAATGGATTAGGCAGAGGATATTGCCTGTGGCCCCTAGCCACAAACCCGTGGGGAAGCCTGGGGCAGCAGTATTTCCCCATCTGGGCCTGCATGTCCCCCAGGGGCAAAACGAGAAGACGGATGAGGAGCTGTGCTTTGcaaatgggtttttctttttcagcagaTTCCTCAAACAAAACATTAAGTGTTTAATGCCCGACATACAAAACAGATTACAGGgggacctttttattttttattttttttaaactttcatctaACTAAATAACACTTTTCTTATGAAGTGTACATATTGCTTCAAACACTAGCTCGTTCCTAGAGGTTGGAGTTCAAGGTTGTAATTTGTATGTCATGAAACTGGTACAGAAAGTGCAAAGTGTGTCCTAACCCAAATGATAATTGTCCATAGCCTGGATGACATTGGATGAAGTAACCGGTTAAAAGGAATCATTACAACCCACTGGCCTCGGTTAATTGAGGCCACTCTTCTCAGCCACCTGCTCATGGTTACAACCTagatttttggggttttttaaagatttttatttatttatttgatggatagagacacgtaggcagagaggcagacagagggggcggggtagcaggctccctgctgagcagagatgtggggctcaatcccaggaccctgagatcatgacctgagccaaaggcagcggcttaacccaccgagccacccaggggccccaaggacCTAGTTTTTGCCAATAATTGTACCACCTTCAAAATCTGGGTTTCAGACATTGagctctctccccctgcccccacccctcacctctcTAACTCACTTAGGTTAGCAGCCCCACTCCCAGAGATTTTTAACTCCGTGGGGACTTCTAATCCATTAACCTCACCATTTTCCACTTTCTGTCAGCTTCCTTATGTCTTCACTCCTCAGCTTCGAGTTCATGGTCTATCAAGGTCATCACTCAAAAGGAGAGCTTTCTAGGTTGGGAGGTGTTCCTGGAGCACACCAGCTAAGCACCCAACACCCTTCCCAAGATGCTCCCTGAGGCACGTGTACGGGGCTCTAGGGCACCAAGAATGCAATTTGAAAAACACCcgacttggtattccagaagatcCCTTCCAGTTTTATATTTTCCTGCCAAGAGATGGAGTGAGTGCACTGGGGTGGGAAGCTGAGGGGAGTCAGGAGTGCCAGGTCCTGATCTGGGTTCAGAAGCAGCTTTAATGATGATGACAAGCCCCATGGATTGAGGGTGCTTAGGTGCTGGGCATCCTGCTAAGAGCTTTCTTTGGCGCATCCCCTTCTACCCTCTCAGCAGTCTTAGAGTGTCCGTGTGAGTAGTGAGGTCCCTCAACGTCCTAGGTTCATACAGAAAGGCTTGGCAGAACCGGGACATGGACATGAAACTCCCAGTAGAGGCTGAGAGTTCTAAGTGAATGCCAGGAACCAAGTGTCCCTGGCTCGCAGGACACAGGTCATTGTCCTCCTACAGCTGCCTTACTTTGGTTCTAAGCCAGGGAAAGCCTAGGGGAGGCAAGATGAATAATCAGGTGACAAGGACCCTGCTGCCAGAAGGCATCAGGCAGCAGCAAAAAAGGAAGGCTTTTGGTAGGGATGCACGGGGCCGCAGGATGGAGAGTCTGATCTGCTGCGTTCAGATCTTGTCCCCGCCTTCTGATCTCTGTGATTCTTGACCATGGACTTCCCTTCTCTTTGGGTTTGGTGTGAAGATTAAGTGTGTGATGTAAGggggcccctgccccagccatcacctcccactgcccctggaACTCTGGAACTCACTTGATTTCCATGGAGTCCTGGGATATGGGGGACCAGCCAGTGCTTGCCATCCCCACCCCGAGTCAGCTGTGTGACCAGAAGAGCCCAGCCTCACTAGCCCTCAGGTCCAGTGGGAATGAAGCTTCTCCTGTGTAGGGGGAGAGAACCCTGTAGGGGGACAGAACCCTGACCCACCCCCAGGAAGGGAAAACACCACACTGGTCGCAGGGACCCTGTCTCATTCTTGGCAGTCCTCCAGTCTgcgcccctcccctggctctctGGCCGGTCTGGCTTGGGTTTCAGCCTGGCTATCTCTGGCCCGAGAGGGTTTCTGCTGGGGCCCTGGATTCTCCCACTGCCAGCACCCATGGCAGCCCGACAGGCTGGGACTGCCGAGACTCAGCTCGGGACGGGCAAAGATGCCGGAGGCaagcctgggattgagtcccagctGTGTTACTTGCTTTGACCTTGAGGACATACGTGCGCTTTGGGATCAGACCAAGCTGAGTTTGAGTTTGGACTGTCAGGGGCTCAGTgacctcatctgtacaatgggttGGTCGGCCTAGCTGACCTCTCGGCTCCAACATCCACGATTCTGTGGGTTTCGCCCTGGCTGGGCTGCCCCCTTGCCCCCTGGCTCCCACATGCTTCAGCTCTGGCTCTGTCCCTCAGGAAACTGGCCGACTGCGCCCAGCTGCTGGAGGTGGACGATATGGTGCGGCTGGCGGTGCCTGACTCCAAGTGTGTctacacctacatccaggagCTGTACCGCAGCCTTGTGCAGAAGGGGCTGGTGAAGACCAAGAAGAAGTGAGGAGCGGGCCGGCCCTGTGGGTGGAGGCGGGCAGAGTAGGGGCCCCGGCCAGGCAGGTGGCACCAGTCTTAAACGCATTAAAAGTCCTTTTATAAAATCCTGTCTGCCCCCTCGgtgcacctccccccacccccgccccccggggcCCTCGATCCTTCTGGAATGATAAACCCCTGCCGGCCACCAGGGTTCCTCACCTGATCTCCTCAACAACCAGGATGCCACTTGGGAAAAGACAGTGGCCTGGGTGCCACCCCCTCCAactcctttcccccacccctcaccaatatgcagctgtgtgacctcggggcAGTgaattaacctctctgagtctcagcttccGGTCTGAACAGACCTGATGGAGGTGGAATGAGATAATGAAATGAGCAAACAGCCTCACCGGGAGCCTGTCCTCTTAGTGTTCCGTAAGTGAGTCCAAAAGTGAGTGCATTTGTACATTCTGAGTTATTAGTGGTGCTTTTCCTgattctcttccctctttccatACTTCTCCCAGATTAAGTGCTGGGCTAGGAGATTCTCTGGAAATTTCAAGCTAAGTTAGCAGGGCCTGTGGAGACACCTGCACTCAGTCTCTTACAAGCAGCGGCTTTCCAGAAGCTTAGGCGGCTGCTCCCTGAAGGTCCTTCCTTCGGGTTAAGTTAATCCCTCCAGCTCAGGCTGAAGTTCTGGCTTGTTTCTGCTTTTCTATCGTCCATTAGAGATGCACCCCTGAGCTGCTTATAATTTTCTGCTAACAAGCCTGTCTGACCTTATCAGCCATTCCGAGCATGTGCGCTGACAAGAACAGCTCATGagaaacacagaaatgaaaaccagCCAGCTTGGCTGTGCAGCCGAAGGTGTGACCCCTGCCCTGACTGACTGGGCTGACCCGGCCGTCCACCAAAGCACTCTGCGCCTTGGTTGCCTCGTAAAATGGGGGTGTTCCCCCTGTAGATGGGTTGACAGCCTAGTCCCCCATGGCCAGTTTTCCCCCCACAGCATCTGGGGTTCCACGAGTCTCGAAGTCCAGCGAGCCCTCTGTTCTGGGGAGTGGGGTCACACCTTTTAGCAGAGAGCAGCTAACCCTCAGCCTCATGTTCTCCCGAtgaacccaaccatcctctcaaCGAACACCCAGCCAGCCTCCAAATTCATCTGTGACTTGAATGGGTGGACAAGCAGGTGGCTTCTGTGGTTCCCCCTGAACTGGACACTGGGGGAGGGGTCACTCCGCCCAGCCTAATGCCTGGCCCCCAGAAACTGGCATCCTAAGGGAATTGCAAGGGGGTTTAGACCATGCagtcagggggcacctgagtggctcggtcagttaagcatttgactcttggtttcagcccaagtcatgacctcagggttggagatggagccccgcattgggctccacactctgcatagaatctgcttgagatgctctctccctccccctgcttgtgcacacacatattctctaaataaataaataaacaaacaaataaaatcttcagtcgattgagtgaccaactcttggtttcagctcaggaaatgatctcagggccatgagatagAGCCGTGTGtctggttccatgctcagcaggggggtctgcttgagattctctccctctccctccccctctgcccctctccctacctttgtgtgcactctctctccctctctaaaatcaataaataaatcttaaaaacaaacaagcaaacaaaaccacgTAGTCAGATTTTCGGAATGGAGAGCCTTCATTTCACGATCTGTCAGTGGAAAGATTCAGTGGAAAGGAAAGATTCAGCACCATTGTGTGACCAAAGTCAACTAGTCCCATTCGTGGACTAACTGACTTTGGTCATGCAATAAACAAATGGCTCAATTGTAAATATGAGCCCTgcctcccacacaccctcccgaTGTACCCCCTGCTCCCTGATGTCCGGGCATTCTGGTGGGCTCCTGGGCTCGCTCCCTGCCAGCCAGGCTGGAGTGACCTGTGGTCCTAAGACGGAGCAGTTAGTGAGACCAGGATTCCCGCACCCTAGAGCGCCGGAGAGCTGTCCCATAACCATCACCAACTCCTCTGGCtctggggcagagagaaggagtgaAACTAAGCCCACCTGTGGTCAGGCGAACCTGGGAATGGGCCCACACCCCACAGAGACTAATGACTGACAGACAATCTAGGAAGGAAAATACGGAACGAAGGAGAAGGGCTCCGGCCCCCAGTCCGTGAGACGTGTTTGTCCGCCAAGCAGAGGATCCCGCGCAGGGATGGGGGAGAACCGCTAGGAGGGCCGGTCGGCTCCGTACTTGAGGGTGAACTCTCGGGCCTCGCTGTTGAACCGCTCTGGGTTCTCTGCCAGCAGGTCGGCGAGCTCCAGCCGAATCGGCTGCCGCAGGTCCGGTCTATTCACCAGCACGCTGAGGGCCTCCaggactggggagagaggccAGATCAGGACAGCAGGGTGAGAGAAAAACCCTGGCAGGGAGGCCACGCCAGCGCACCCCCAGACGCCCCGGCATTCCACACTCTCTCCATGGGGGGACGCCCAGGGAGGGTCCATCCCTCCCTCGGGATGAGGACGGCTCTACCGAGTCGGATACCCCTCGTTCCTCACTGATGATACCCAGAGCCCCGACCAGCGACACCAGCACTTTCAAACTAGGTTCCATGCATGGCTCCCGAGAGGCTTCCCATCATGGGGGTCGATGAGATACCTGGGGGGGTCCCACTCCTTTTTCAATAAGAACCACTTTTTGTTCGATATCAGGATTCCAAATACATCAacttttatttgggaaaaaggGTTCTGAGGCTGAAGACTGGAAGCCACTGTTGCCCCGTGGCTCCCACGCTTtcacaggggcccctggggacCGGCGAAGGCAGCGGTCCACCGCTTGAGGCAAGTGCACGTATGAACACGCACAAACGTGGTTCGAGGATTCACACAGTCCCCCTGggacccctcctcccttccccctgggGATCTTTTCTTCCAAGGCTAAGAACTCCTGAGCTGGTtcgggcacctggggggctcagtcagtgaagcctccaactcttgatttcagcttagtgcggggtctcaggtcatgatctcagggtcattagaccgagccctgtgtcaagctcctcgttcagtggggagtctgattgagattctccCCGTCTCCCTCCCCTACTCTTACTCCCACTCATGCGaacacactctcactctctcttaaaaaataaattaattggggtgcctggatggctcagtgggttaggcctctgtcattggctcaggtcatgatctcagggtcctgggatcgagccccgcatgggtctctctgctcagcagggagcttccttcccccacccgctgcctgcctctctgctctgcttgtgatctctctctctctctttctgtcaaataaatcaataaataatcttttaaaattgatcaatcaattaattaattaattttaagaaagagaattcCTGAAGTGGTCCAGAAGCAGGACAGACTGCACACAAATGTGCATGGGCTCTAGAGAGACACTGTCCGATATGTaaggtagccactagccacatgtggatATCTAAgttgaaatgaattaaaattaaccGCAATGAGGAATTCAGTTCCTCCATCCCATTAGCCACATTTCGGTGCTCAAGAGCCACACGTGGCTACTGATCGGGAATTGGGCCATGCGCTATGGAACATTTCTATCACTACAGAACGTTCTGCTGGGCACCACTGTTCTAGAGTCAGCCAAGCCTGGCTCTGAATCCCTGCTCAGCCCCTGGCCAGCTGTATGACCGCAAGCAGGCGCTTTAGCTGTCCTGTACCCCGGGGTCCCCCTCTACTCAAGGGGCAATGAGGGCATCACACATGGGGTTGCTGGGACTGGATAAAGTCTGTGTGCCAACTCCTAGCACAGTACTCAACGTGCTTCCTCAGTGTGTACTGCCATTATTGGGCCTGTCCCCTTGATGGTCATTTAGGGCACTGAGCCTGGGAAGGAACAGACCTCACCAAGGTCCGCAGACAGAGCAGCCGAGCCCTTCCCTTTACAGCCCGCTGCTCTGTTGCACCTGTCCAGGTAGAAGAGCAGGGGCAGGACCCGGTCAGCCAGCCCAGCATCTCTGGATGCATCCCTTCTATCCAAACAGGCCCAGCTGAGACCCGCAATGTTTATCTCCTCTCTTTTGGGCTTTTCTGACTCAGAATCAGTCCCCTCACCCCGTATCCAGGATCCCTCCCTCCTGTTAGGCGAGCCCCAGTCCCACCTTGGCTGGTCTTGGTGTGAAGCTGCCAGTTCTCACGGCTGATGATGGGCAGGCAAACGCTTCCATCTTGGCCCACGTTGGGGTGGTAGATCCTGGTAGTAAATGTCACCGTAGGGGGCTTGAACGGATAGTCCTCAGGGAAGCTGATGCGCACGTGGAAGGCCTTGAGGTTGTAGGGTGGTTCCTCCTGCGCAAGAGAAGGGGTTGAGATCGACTCCGAGACAGGTCAGCTCTGAAAAGACTGGATTCCTCCTAGGACCTCGGTccggctccctctctctccaccctgccctgggctcccaggCATTCTCTGCTCACTCCCAGGTAGGACCATGAATGGAGGTGGCACCTGCACTCACTTGCTGACTGAGCCGCGGATTCGCAGAGGAGTGGAGTCACGAAAGATCATGGGCCTGGGAGGCACCAAGGTGAGATCCTGAGTCCTGCTGTGCAACCGGGGGCGGGCCAGCCGCCTCTCCCCTTGGGGGCCGTTTCCTCAACAAAGACTGGATCAAGTTGGAGCAGATGAGCTCTAAGGACTCTctcagctttttttgttttttccaataaTTAACcttcttccagttttattgaaaaataattgacagACATCACTGTACAAGTTTAAGATGTACAGCGTAACGGTTTGATTTACCTATGTGGTAAAATGAGGAGCACCATCGGTCcagctaacatccatcttctcacataggtacaataaaaagaaaagaaaaagaagggggaggctggggtggctcagttagtgagGCGTCCGactcctggtttgggctcaggtcatgatcttggggccctggggtcgagcccctcCTCGGGCTCTGAGttctgcaaggagtctgcttgtccgtGAATGGTATATATTGTTATTGTGTATCttatcatgataaaaacttttttttaaagaagaaagaaagaaagaactcggTGGCTAGAGTGGCTGAGGGTTTGCAAGGAGCCAGGAAAAGACCCTCCAGACTTCGAGCAACCGGAAAACCTTCCTGGGCACCACCCCGTGCCACCTCGTGTTAAGGGCTTGACACACATTAGTCCACACAGGAGAGGGTAGCAGTTACATGAACTTCGGAGCTACCCTGCCTcggtttgaatcttggctctgccattctctagctgtgtgaccttatgcaagtaacttaacctctctgtgcttccataTGAGAATGAgaatagacttcttttttttttttttaagattttatttatttatttgttagagagagtgagcacaggcagacagagtagcaggcagaggcagagggagaagcaggctccccgctgagcagggagctcgatgtgggactcgatcccaggacacttggatcatgacctgagctgaaggcagctgcttaaccaactgagccacccagagcttATGTGAGAACTAAACTTCTTCCCAGAGCTTATGTGAGAACTAAATGAGTTCATTTATATTAAGGGCTTAGAAGGGGACCTACCACATGGAAAACACTACCTTTGTGTCAGCTGCTACAGTAAGGATCATGAAAACTCACCACTGTTAGGGTCTATATTATGATGAGGAAACTCAAGTTCAATGTATCtagcttgcccagggtcacagtgGAGTGCCGGATGGGAACCCAGCGCCCGTCTCTACGTCTCCACACGTGAGCACTAGTCTACACTCCTAGAAACGGGAAGTCCTGGAACTCAGGTGACCCAGCACAGAGCACAGCAGCTTCTGGCTGGTTCCAAAACTCCAGATCCTTTCAGAAACTTCGTTACCAAGAAGATAGGACAAAGACAGCCACAATGACATA
The genomic region above belongs to Neovison vison isolate M4711 chromosome 7, ASM_NN_V1, whole genome shotgun sequence and contains:
- the UBE2L6 gene encoding ubiquitin/ISG15-conjugating enzyme E2 L6, which codes for MLASKRVAKELEDLQAELPPYLRNLFSDDADVLVWHVLLLPEEPPYNLKAFHVRISFPEDYPFKPPTVTFTTRIYHPNVGQDGSVCLPIISRENWQLHTKTSQVLEALSVLVNRPDLRQPIRLELADLLAENPERFNSEAREFTLKYGADRPS